TTCAATAAACTATTCTGAATATTATCAAACAATTCATTATCCCAGTCATTCCATTTCTCAAAAGCAAATTCTTTACGATTAATATTCGCAGGAATATTACAAGCAATCATAGCTGCTTCTACCAAGAAAGTTCCTGAACCACACATTGGATCTAAGAAATCAGTTTGTCCATCCCAACCCGAAAGAAGCAAAATTCCCGCTGCCAAAACTTCGTTTATAGGAGCAATATTAGTAGCAGTTCTATATCCACGTTGGTGCAATGAATTTCCAGAAGTATCCAATGAAACCGAAACTTGATCCTTATCGATATGAATATTAATTCTTAAATCTGGAAAAACTTTATCAATACTTGGGCGTTGTCCTGTTCTTTCTCTAAACTGATCGACAACGGCATCTTTACATTTTTGAGACACATATTCAGAGTGATTAAAATACTCCGAATGTACCGTTGTGTCAATTACAAAAGTTTGATTTGCATTGATATATTTAGACCAATTTGTCCCTCGAATTCCTTTGTATAAATCTTGTTCATTTCTGGCTTTAAAAAAATAAATTGGTTTTAAAATCTTCAAAGCTGTTCTCAAAGACAAGTTTGCTTTGTACATGAATCCTTTATCTCCTTTAAAACTAACCATTCTTACTCCCTGCTCCACATCCTGAGCCCCCAACATTGTTAACTCTTTCGCCAGTATTTCTTCAAAACCAAAAAAGGTTTTGGCAATCATCTTAAAATTATTTTCCATTTCTTTATAAATTCCAATTGTGAGTAATTAGCAGTGTTGTGCTAATTAATTTTTTATTTTATTTTCTTTGAGTTTCATTATACTTTTTACATTAGAAAATAAAACAAGTAACCCTAATAAAGGAGAAATCAGTACCGCCGACCAATAACCAAAATTATCATAAACAAATCCAATTGGCGCCCAAATTTCGGCATCTTCCAGACCGTTTTCAAAACCATTTAGTTCAGTAATTGTCCAAATTGATAATACTGCAAAGGCCAATAATCCAATATAAATTATTCTTTTATGATATTTTATCTTCTCGTCATTTAGAGTGTTTTCTTCAAAATCATTCATTTGCTGATTTTTTATAATTTATATATATCTGTTTTAAATAATTAAAACTTTTATATTCGAAATAGATTCAAATACAAACTAAAAATATTTCACAAACACATCAATTTCATTTTCAAAAAATATTCATATAAAACTAATTAATAAACTTCCAGTGATTAATAAACGATTTTTAAATTTCATTTATTTTCAGGTTCATTTTTTAAACAGATAGTACACAACACTAAATTTCAGGCAAAAATACACTAAATTTGCGGTACTTAAATTAATTGAAAAAGAATAAATGTCCGATTCCACAAATAACAAAACACAAAATCAGAATACTAATCCAGAAAATTGGTTTGCCTCTTGGTTTGACAGTCCCTATTATCATATCCTTTACAAAGAAAGAAACTATAGAGAAGCTCAATTGTTTATGGACAATCTAACCCATTACCTTAATCTTCCTGAGAAAGCTAAAGTATTGGATTTGGCCTGTGGTAAAGGACGACATTCCATATATTTAAATCAATTAGGTTTTGATGTTATTGGAGCCGATTTATCTGAAAATAGTATAACAGAAGCGCAAAAAAACAGTAATAAAACTTTGCATTTTCAAGTACATGATATGCGAGAAGTTTTTGAAGATAAGTTTGATGCTATTTTCAATTTATTCACCAGTTTTGGTTATTTTGAAAACGACGAGGATAATCTAACTACTTTAAAAGCTATCAAAGAAAGCTTAACCGAATATGGTTTTGCTGTAATTGATTTTATGAATGTTACCAATGTACTTAATACTTTGGTTCCCGAAGAAGTAAAAACAGTAGATTCAATTGACTTTCACATCAAACGTTACTTAAAGGACGGACATATTTACAAAGAAATTGATTTTGATGACCAAGGACACCATTATCATTTCACCGAAAAAGTAAAAGCACTTACACTGAAAGATTTTGAACAAATGATGGAAGAAGCTGGGATCTTTTTATTAGATATTTTTGGAGATTATAAATTAAAAAAATTCCACAAAACTGAAAGCGAAAGATTAATCATGATTTTTAAGTAGTTGAATCGGATACAAGTGTATTATTTAATAGTATCTAACTTTTAAACAAATTACCGATTTAAACTAATCAACAATTAAACGCATCAAGATAAAAAAATGAACTACCTCTTACCCTTATTCTCAGTACTGATAGGTTATATTTTGGCTTTGTTTTTAAAACCAAAAAGCAAGACTAATCTCAAACTACTACTTGCTTTTAGTGGTTCGTTTTTGCTATCGCTAACAGTAATGCATTTGTTACCGGAAGTTTACGAAAGCCATAATCCTAAGATTGGACTTTTTATTATGATCGGAATTTTGTTTCAGATTATATTAGAATTTTTCTCCAAAGGAGCAGAACATGGACATGTACACGGTCATGATAAAATGTACCACATGCCTTGGCTGTTATTCATCAGTCTTTGTATTCACGCTTTTTTAGAAGGTTTTCCAGTAGGGCATCATCATGATTTAGCATTAGGAATTGCTATACATCATTTTCCGATAGCCATAATTCTGACTATGTTTTTCATCAATTCTAAATTGAATAAAATAGCCATTTTTATCTTTATGACCACGTTTGCAGTGATGACTCCAATGGGAACACTAGTGTCTGATTTTTTTCCTGTACTAAATACATATTACCCTCAAATTACAGCAGTAGTTATTGGTATTTTATTTCATATTTCATCCACTATCATTTTTGAAAGTAGTGAAGGTCATAAATTTAATATTGCTAAAGTTTCGATGATTGTAATAGGAATTGTGTTGGCTTGTTTTTTATAAGCTTACCCTTTGTAGAACGTTTTGCTATGTTATAATTCAATCTCTTTTTGATTAGGGCGAGAAAATCGCCAAATCTAAAAAGTGTTCTACTACAATTCCTTACGCTGATCAAGTAGTAAAAAACTTCAACAGAATAAATCTAAGCAAAGAAACATGGCTTTCAAACATCTATTCAAAGCAAGACTAAATTGGACTTCCGTTCCAAAAGAAACAGCTCCCACCACAAAACAATATCTTAAAACCCATCAAATTGCTATTGAAGGAAAAGATATTTTAAACATTTCGGCTGCCAAAGCATTCAAAGGTGATCCTGGTTTATATAATCCCGAAGATTTATTATTGAGCAGTTTAGTTTCCTGTCACATGATGTCTTATTTATACGTTTGCTCTCAAAACGGCATTGATGTAATGTCTTATCAGGATGGTGCAGAAGCAACTCTCGAAGTTTTGGAGAATGGTTCCGGACGTATTATCGAAGTACGATTACATCCTAAAGTAGTTATTAAACAACAAGAAAAAATAGCCGAAGCCTTAAACTTGCATAAAAAAGCAAACGAACTTTGTTTTATCGCCAATTCTTGTAATTTTAAAATCGTTCATTATCCTACTTGTACGAATTAAAAACTACAGAATCCTTTCCTTCAATTCAAATTAGATTTACAGCCTTTGACTATTTTTAGTGTTGATGAACTAGAAGTTTAATTAGTAAACGCAACATTATTTCGTTTTAACAAACCTCTTTTTTTCTACAAATCTCTTATATTTACGGAATAGCTACTTTAGCTACCGTTTACAAAAACACCCAATAGTTATAAAATCCAAAAATGACAACATCTATCATTATATCAATATGTCTATTATTGATTCTAGCCTATATCTTCGATATAACTTCATCAAAAACAAAAATTCCCTCGGTTATATTATTACTTATTGTGGGTTGGGCGGTTAAACAAGCTACGAATGCTCTGGAAATAACAGTTCCAAATTTGACCTCAATCTTACCAGTCCTAGGAACAGTAGGACTAATCTTGATCGTTATGGAAGGCTCTTTAGAATTAGAATTAAACAAATCTAAGTTTCCATTTATCGGTAAAACGGCTCTGGTTGCTATTTTACCAATGCTACTTTTTAGTTTTGGACTGGCATTTGTTTTTCAATATTTTGGCAA
The Flavobacterium sp. 5 DNA segment above includes these coding regions:
- a CDS encoding OsmC family protein, with product MAFKHLFKARLNWTSVPKETAPTTKQYLKTHQIAIEGKDILNISAAKAFKGDPGLYNPEDLLLSSLVSCHMMSYLYVCSQNGIDVMSYQDGAEATLEVLENGSGRIIEVRLHPKVVIKQQEKIAEALNLHKKANELCFIANSCNFKIVHYPTCTN
- a CDS encoding class I SAM-dependent RNA methyltransferase — protein: MENNFKMIAKTFFGFEEILAKELTMLGAQDVEQGVRMVSFKGDKGFMYKANLSLRTALKILKPIYFFKARNEQDLYKGIRGTNWSKYINANQTFVIDTTVHSEYFNHSEYVSQKCKDAVVDQFRERTGQRPSIDKVFPDLRINIHIDKDQVSVSLDTSGNSLHQRGYRTATNIAPINEVLAAGILLLSGWDGQTDFLDPMCGSGTFLVEAAMIACNIPANINRKEFAFEKWNDWDNELFDNIQNSLLKRVREFHYSIKGYDKAPSAVQKAKDNVKNANLTEYITIAEENFFDTEKNSQGKLHIVFNPPYDERLDIHMEEFYKNIGDTLKKNYPGTNAWFITGNLEALKYVGLKPSRKIKLFNASIEARLVKYEMYEGSKRTKFQVDTE
- a CDS encoding bifunctional 2-polyprenyl-6-hydroxyphenol methylase/3-demethylubiquinol 3-O-methyltransferase UbiG, producing MSDSTNNKTQNQNTNPENWFASWFDSPYYHILYKERNYREAQLFMDNLTHYLNLPEKAKVLDLACGKGRHSIYLNQLGFDVIGADLSENSITEAQKNSNKTLHFQVHDMREVFEDKFDAIFNLFTSFGYFENDEDNLTTLKAIKESLTEYGFAVIDFMNVTNVLNTLVPEEVKTVDSIDFHIKRYLKDGHIYKEIDFDDQGHHYHFTEKVKALTLKDFEQMMEEAGIFLLDIFGDYKLKKFHKTESERLIMIFK
- a CDS encoding ZIP family metal transporter; translation: MNYLLPLFSVLIGYILALFLKPKSKTNLKLLLAFSGSFLLSLTVMHLLPEVYESHNPKIGLFIMIGILFQIILEFFSKGAEHGHVHGHDKMYHMPWLLFISLCIHAFLEGFPVGHHHDLALGIAIHHFPIAIILTMFFINSKLNKIAIFIFMTTFAVMTPMGTLVSDFFPVLNTYYPQITAVVIGILFHISSTIIFESSEGHKFNIAKVSMIVIGIVLACFL